A portion of the Micromonospora vinacea genome contains these proteins:
- a CDS encoding amino-acid N-acetyltransferase, which yields MSPQAGSEAPESQILVRRARTGDVRGIRRLVDTYTDDRRLLSKATVTLFEDVQEFRVAVRAEDDVVVGCGALHVMWEDLAEIRTVAVDPSCRGRRIGHRLVGELIDAARELGVARIFVLTFETRFFGSFGFREIDGAPVPQPVYEQLLRSYDEGVAEFLDLERVKPNTLGNTRMLLRL from the coding sequence ATGAGTCCCCAGGCCGGGTCCGAGGCACCCGAGAGTCAGATCCTGGTACGGCGGGCCCGCACCGGGGATGTGCGGGGCATCCGGCGACTCGTCGACACCTACACCGACGACCGGCGGCTGCTGAGCAAGGCCACCGTCACCCTCTTCGAGGACGTGCAGGAGTTCCGGGTCGCGGTCCGGGCCGAGGACGACGTCGTGGTGGGCTGTGGCGCGCTGCACGTCATGTGGGAAGACCTGGCCGAGATCCGCACGGTGGCCGTGGACCCGTCCTGCCGGGGCCGGCGGATCGGTCACCGGTTGGTCGGTGAGCTGATCGACGCGGCCCGGGAGTTGGGCGTGGCGCGGATCTTCGTGCTCACCTTCGAGACCAGGTTCTTCGGCTCGTTCGGCTTCCGCGAGATCGACGGCGCTCCGGTGCCGCAGCCGGTCTACGAGCAGCTGCTGCGCTCGTACGACGAGGGCGTCGCGGAGTTCCTGGACCTGGAGCGGGTCAAGCCGAACACGCTGGGCAACACCCGGATGCTGCTGCGCCTGTGA
- a CDS encoding PadR family transcriptional regulator codes for MDTTQLLKGVLDLAVLAVLREEDGYGYDILRRLREAGLEEVGDASVYGTLRRLFAAGLLTTYVVPSESGPHRKYYSLNAAGRDQLTRSGKIWRSFATTMDTLLDDRGLAA; via the coding sequence GTGGACACCACACAGTTACTGAAGGGCGTGCTTGACCTGGCCGTCCTGGCCGTGCTCCGGGAGGAGGACGGTTACGGTTACGACATCCTGCGCCGGCTACGCGAGGCCGGCCTGGAGGAGGTCGGCGACGCCTCGGTCTACGGGACGCTGCGCCGCCTCTTCGCCGCCGGCCTGCTCACCACCTACGTCGTGCCGAGCGAATCCGGGCCGCACCGCAAGTACTACTCACTCAACGCCGCGGGGCGCGACCAACTGACCCGCTCCGGCAAGATCTGGCGCTCGTTCGCCACCACAATGGACACGCTGCTCGACGATCGGGGGCTGGCGGCATGA
- a CDS encoding FtsB family cell division protein: protein MQQRRTPGGQRPARRPGQSGRPGGGRATRGSVREAGVRAEPRAAGRAPGAARGAEGVRSANRPAAARRTAAGGAVKRLAAPNPRRFTGRATVLFAVLIALALAYTYPVRVYLDQQADIERMEAAQAVQEQEIAKLAAEAAKWKDDEYIKTQARERFFMGRPGEKMMVVLHDPEGAARDAGKSAGSAAPAGPSTWYDTLWSSVRAADSQQPGK, encoded by the coding sequence ATGCAGCAGCGCCGCACACCGGGTGGTCAGCGTCCCGCCCGCCGGCCGGGTCAGTCCGGTCGGCCGGGCGGTGGGCGCGCCACGCGGGGATCGGTCCGGGAGGCCGGCGTACGCGCCGAGCCGCGGGCCGCCGGTCGCGCGCCGGGTGCTGCCCGGGGCGCCGAGGGCGTCCGCTCCGCGAATCGTCCGGCCGCCGCTCGGCGTACCGCCGCCGGTGGTGCCGTGAAGCGGCTCGCCGCACCCAACCCCCGTCGCTTCACCGGTCGCGCCACGGTGCTGTTCGCGGTCCTGATCGCGCTCGCCCTGGCCTACACCTACCCGGTCCGGGTCTACCTGGACCAGCAGGCCGACATCGAGCGGATGGAGGCCGCGCAGGCGGTGCAGGAGCAGGAGATCGCGAAGCTCGCCGCCGAGGCCGCGAAGTGGAAAGACGACGAGTACATCAAGACGCAGGCTCGGGAACGGTTCTTCATGGGCCGGCCGGGCGAGAAGATGATGGTGGTGCTGCACGACCCGGAGGGCGCCGCCCGGGACGCCGGGAAGTCGGCCGGTTCGGCCGCCCCGGCGGGGCCATCGACCTGGTACGACACGCTCTGGTCGAGCGTGCGGGCAGCGGACAGCCAGCAGCCGGGCAAGTGA
- a CDS encoding LppU/SCO3897 family protein, giving the protein MPEQVAPPPAPDAATPEPAVETPQAAAPQQAKPESAAETPQQPAESESAAETPQAADPLPAAEPKAEKSGGKKALGIVGAILAVVVIAGLKFGVASAIGNYFNKDETADAKTGDCIAELPEVTGTEQEEVDGAKVVECTSTDAAYNVVGRVDGQSEAQAKADTTCTQFFKEDEEGYIFSSIEPGKTGYVLCLTKKV; this is encoded by the coding sequence GTGCCAGAGCAGGTCGCACCGCCCCCCGCGCCCGACGCCGCAACCCCTGAGCCGGCCGTCGAGACGCCGCAAGCGGCAGCGCCGCAGCAGGCCAAGCCGGAGTCGGCCGCCGAGACGCCGCAGCAGCCGGCCGAGTCGGAGTCGGCCGCCGAGACGCCGCAGGCCGCCGACCCGCTGCCGGCGGCCGAGCCGAAGGCGGAGAAGTCCGGCGGGAAGAAGGCCCTCGGCATCGTCGGTGCGATCCTCGCCGTCGTCGTCATCGCCGGCCTGAAGTTCGGCGTCGCCTCGGCGATCGGCAACTACTTCAACAAGGACGAGACCGCGGACGCCAAGACCGGCGACTGCATCGCCGAGCTGCCCGAGGTCACCGGCACCGAGCAGGAGGAGGTCGACGGCGCCAAGGTCGTCGAATGCACCTCCACCGACGCGGCGTACAACGTGGTCGGTCGGGTGGACGGCCAGAGCGAGGCTCAGGCCAAGGCCGACACCACCTGCACCCAGTTCTTCAAGGAGGACGAGGAGGGGTACATCTTCTCCAGCATCGAGCCGGGCAAGACGGGCTACGTGCTCTGCCTGACCAAGAAGGTCTGA
- a CDS encoding HAAS signaling domain-containing protein — MTVTEQEITDYVARVRAALADLPTGQRDELTEDLADHLTEVAAESEGTLLERLGEPETYAAELRAAAGAASGGGRNLDQRVASAMAQVRGRLRTLDTRLGPPLGYATASDFLRLLRPAWWVLRGYLAAMLVTVVTTGGEFGLLPRFGGELLAGLIMLIGFVLASIWIGRRSAQLTGWPRSAVQVGSAVLAVFAFAALIQAEDRMRYGYYGYDQTSVDNPYDRITDVFVYDSEGRLVENARLFDQNGNPIRLGYPNCDEALNVDDKPALRTYPFCPGEAPFGPRGPGVPVAPPEPTSMPEPTGTPEPAGTPTPTTSPASPTATPSGAPTPTPTS; from the coding sequence ATGACCGTCACGGAGCAGGAGATCACCGACTACGTGGCGCGGGTCCGGGCCGCACTGGCCGACCTGCCGACCGGGCAACGCGACGAGCTGACCGAGGATCTCGCCGACCACCTCACCGAGGTCGCAGCCGAGTCCGAGGGCACCCTGCTCGAGCGGTTGGGCGAGCCCGAGACGTACGCCGCCGAGTTGCGCGCCGCGGCCGGTGCCGCCTCGGGCGGTGGGCGCAATCTCGACCAGCGGGTGGCGAGCGCGATGGCCCAGGTCCGCGGCCGGCTGCGCACGCTCGACACCCGACTCGGCCCACCCCTGGGGTACGCGACGGCCAGCGACTTCCTCCGACTGTTGCGCCCGGCCTGGTGGGTGCTGCGCGGTTATCTGGCGGCGATGCTGGTCACCGTGGTCACCACCGGTGGCGAATTCGGGCTGCTGCCGAGGTTCGGCGGTGAACTGCTCGCCGGCCTGATCATGCTGATCGGCTTCGTGCTCGCCTCCATCTGGATCGGTCGCCGTTCGGCCCAGCTGACCGGTTGGCCGCGCTCGGCGGTGCAGGTCGGCAGTGCGGTGCTGGCAGTCTTCGCGTTCGCCGCCCTGATTCAGGCCGAGGACCGGATGCGCTACGGCTACTACGGCTACGACCAGACCTCGGTGGACAACCCGTACGACCGGATCACTGACGTCTTCGTCTACGACAGCGAGGGCCGCCTGGTGGAGAACGCCCGGCTCTTCGACCAGAACGGCAACCCGATCCGCCTCGGCTACCCGAATTGCGACGAGGCTCTCAACGTCGACGACAAGCCGGCGCTGCGGACGTACCCGTTCTGTCCGGGCGAGGCGCCCTTCGGGCCCCGAGGGCCGGGTGTGCCCGTCGCACCGCCGGAGCCGACCAGCATGCCGGAGCCGACCGGGACGCCGGAGCCGGCCGGGACGCCGACGCCGACCACGAGTCCGGCGAGCCCGACCGCGACGCCGAGTGGCGCACCGACCCCGACCCCGACCAGTTAG
- the nudC gene encoding NAD(+) diphosphatase: MTDPSTGPTSTGPPGGFLPGADRSRPPGPGDLALPVTGAKLLTGVDGQPLRVADLPADTDWVPLGTLDGVPAWGTDLTTTVDGLPGRARGWASLAAEVPEPHATLAGRALAVLTWRRTHRWCGACRAELTDQPGETARRCPDCGLYVPMQLSAAVLVAITRPGPPGHADELLLVRHATGPTGLWALVAGFVEAGETLEAAVHREVGEEVGLPVDRLAYFGSQPWAISGPGVLLAGFTARAADPRVEPVVDGRELTSAQWFGLDALPAQLPPAYSISRWLIDATVTAARR; encoded by the coding sequence GTGACCGACCCGTCGACCGGACCCACCTCCACCGGGCCGCCCGGCGGGTTCCTGCCGGGGGCCGATCGGAGCCGGCCGCCCGGCCCCGGCGACCTGGCCCTGCCGGTGACCGGCGCGAAGCTGCTGACCGGCGTCGACGGCCAGCCCCTCCGCGTCGCCGACCTGCCCGCCGACACCGACTGGGTGCCGCTGGGCACGCTCGACGGGGTGCCCGCGTGGGGCACCGACCTGACCACCACCGTCGACGGCCTTCCCGGCCGGGCGCGGGGCTGGGCGTCGCTCGCCGCCGAGGTGCCGGAACCGCACGCCACGCTCGCCGGCCGGGCGTTGGCGGTGCTGACGTGGCGGCGTACCCACCGGTGGTGCGGCGCCTGCCGGGCGGAACTGACCGACCAGCCCGGCGAGACCGCCCGCCGGTGCCCCGACTGCGGCCTGTACGTGCCGATGCAGCTCTCCGCCGCCGTACTGGTGGCGATCACCAGGCCCGGCCCGCCCGGGCACGCTGACGAGCTGCTGCTGGTCCGACACGCCACCGGGCCGACCGGCCTGTGGGCGCTGGTGGCCGGCTTCGTCGAGGCCGGCGAGACGCTTGAGGCGGCGGTGCACCGGGAGGTCGGCGAGGAGGTCGGGCTGCCCGTCGACCGGCTGGCCTACTTCGGCAGCCAACCATGGGCGATCTCCGGCCCGGGCGTGCTGCTCGCCGGCTTCACCGCCCGTGCCGCCGACCCGCGGGTCGAACCGGTGGTCGACGGGCGCGAACTGACCAGCGCCCAGTGGTTCGGCCTGGATGCGCTGCCGGCGCAACTGCCGCCCGCGTACTCCATCTCGCGCTGGCTCATCGACGCGACGGTGACCGCCGCGCGGCGCTGA
- the eno gene encoding phosphopyruvate hydratase — protein MATIEGIVAREILDSRGNPTVEVEVGLDDGTVARAAVPSGASTGAFEAIELRDGDDDRYQGKGVEKAVSNVEDKIVDQIIGYEASEQRLIDQKMLDIDGTEGKSELGANAILGVSLAVAKAAAGSAELSLFRYLGGPNAHLLPVPMMNILNGGAHADSNVDIQEFMIAPIGAPTFREALRSGAEVYHALKSVLKKKGLSTGLGDEGGFAPNLPTNAAALDLIAEAVEKAGYRLGTDIVFALDVAATEFFDNGTYTFEGAAKSAEEMSTYYTKLADEYPIVSIEDPLAEDDWSGWQTLTASIGDRVQIVGDDLFVTNPQRIARGIAEKAANAVLVKVNQIGSLTETLDAVDLAHRAGFKCMMSHRSGETEDTTIADLAVATGCGQIKTGAPARSDRVAKYNQLLRIEEELADAARYAGAGAFPRYRSA, from the coding sequence GTGGCAACCATCGAGGGAATCGTCGCCCGGGAGATTCTCGACTCGCGGGGCAACCCGACGGTCGAGGTCGAGGTCGGTCTGGACGACGGCACGGTCGCCCGCGCCGCCGTGCCGTCCGGCGCCTCCACCGGCGCCTTCGAGGCGATCGAGCTGCGCGACGGTGACGACGACCGCTACCAGGGCAAGGGCGTGGAGAAGGCGGTCTCCAACGTCGAAGACAAGATCGTCGACCAGATCATCGGGTACGAGGCCAGCGAGCAGCGGCTGATCGACCAGAAGATGCTCGACATCGACGGCACGGAGGGCAAGTCGGAGCTGGGCGCGAACGCCATCCTGGGGGTCTCCCTGGCGGTGGCGAAGGCCGCTGCCGGCAGCGCCGAGCTGAGCCTCTTCCGCTACCTGGGCGGCCCGAACGCGCACCTGCTGCCGGTGCCGATGATGAACATCCTCAACGGTGGCGCGCACGCCGACTCGAACGTCGACATCCAGGAGTTCATGATCGCGCCGATCGGCGCGCCCACCTTCCGTGAGGCGCTGCGCTCGGGCGCGGAGGTCTACCACGCGCTGAAGTCGGTGCTGAAGAAGAAGGGCCTCTCCACCGGGCTCGGCGACGAGGGCGGCTTCGCGCCGAACCTGCCGACGAACGCGGCAGCCCTGGACCTGATCGCCGAGGCGGTCGAGAAGGCCGGTTACCGGCTCGGCACCGACATCGTGTTCGCGCTCGACGTGGCGGCCACCGAGTTCTTCGACAACGGCACCTACACGTTCGAGGGTGCCGCGAAGTCCGCCGAGGAGATGAGCACCTACTACACCAAGCTGGCCGACGAGTACCCGATCGTGTCGATCGAGGACCCGCTGGCGGAGGACGACTGGAGTGGCTGGCAGACGCTGACCGCCTCGATCGGCGACCGGGTGCAGATCGTCGGTGACGACCTGTTCGTGACCAACCCGCAGCGCATCGCCCGCGGTATCGCGGAGAAGGCGGCGAACGCGGTTCTCGTCAAGGTCAACCAGATCGGCTCGCTGACCGAGACCCTCGACGCGGTGGACCTGGCCCACCGGGCCGGCTTCAAGTGCATGATGAGCCACCGCTCCGGCGAGACCGAGGACACCACCATCGCCGACCTGGCTGTGGCCACCGGCTGCGGCCAGATCAAGACCGGCGCGCCGGCCCGCTCGGACCGCGTCGCCAAGTACAACCAGCTGCTCCGGATCGAGGAGGAGCTGGCCGACGCGGCGCGCTACGCCGGCGCTGGCGCGTTCCCGCGCTACCGTTCGGCCTGA
- a CDS encoding DUF501 domain-containing protein — protein MTVVPPSEPAADSVPLPQREPATEADLAAVAAQLGRTPRGTRAVAHRCPCGLPDVVETTPRLADGTPFPTLYYLTCPRATAACSRLESAGLMKEMADRLTTDPELAAHYRAAHEDYLARREAIGEVPEIAGISAGGMPGRVKCLHVHLGHALGAGPGVNPFGDETLELVEPWWSAGPCVDVSAGE, from the coding sequence GTGACTGTCGTACCACCGTCGGAGCCGGCGGCGGATTCCGTACCCCTGCCGCAGCGCGAGCCGGCCACCGAGGCCGACCTGGCCGCGGTGGCCGCGCAGCTCGGCCGCACGCCCCGGGGCACCCGCGCGGTGGCCCACCGGTGCCCGTGCGGCCTTCCGGACGTGGTGGAGACGACCCCCCGCCTCGCCGATGGCACCCCGTTTCCGACCCTCTACTACCTGACCTGCCCCCGGGCCACGGCCGCGTGCAGTCGACTGGAGTCGGCGGGGCTGATGAAGGAGATGGCGGACCGGCTGACGACGGACCCGGAGCTCGCCGCCCACTACCGTGCCGCGCACGAGGACTACCTGGCCCGCCGGGAGGCGATCGGTGAGGTGCCGGAGATCGCCGGCATCTCGGCCGGTGGGATGCCGGGCCGGGTGAAGTGCCTGCACGTGCACCTGGGTCACGCGTTGGGTGCCGGCCCCGGGGTGAACCCGTTCGGTGACGAGACGTTGGAACTGGTCGAGCCCTGGTGGTCGGCGGGGCCGTGCGTGGACGTGTCGGCGGGCGAATGA
- a CDS encoding Ppx/GppA phosphatase family protein, whose protein sequence is MAAIDCGTNSIRLLVADLPDASAGPQAPLVDLVRRMEIVRLGQGVDRTGRMAPEAIERTRVALASYAADIEKLGAQRVRMCATSASRDAANADEFTEMVQATLGVAPEVVSGDEEARLSFTGAVRGLPTDAKEPFLVVDIGGGSTEFVVGDRAAGVRSAISVDIGCVRMTERHLPGDPPTSEQVAAAEADIAAVVDRALAVVPGREAATLVGLAGSVTTVVALARGLREYEPERIHHARVSYEEVARVTAELLGQTRAQRLANPVMHPGRADVIGAGALVLRVIMERAGMPSVVASEHDILDGIAWSLQSATAR, encoded by the coding sequence GTGGCGGCCATCGACTGCGGGACCAACTCGATCCGACTGCTGGTCGCCGACCTGCCCGACGCCTCGGCCGGGCCGCAGGCGCCGCTTGTCGACCTGGTCCGGCGGATGGAGATCGTCCGGTTGGGGCAGGGCGTGGACCGCACCGGCCGGATGGCGCCGGAGGCCATCGAGCGGACCCGGGTGGCGTTGGCGTCGTACGCCGCCGACATCGAGAAGCTGGGTGCCCAGCGGGTGCGGATGTGCGCCACCTCGGCCTCCCGCGACGCCGCCAACGCCGACGAATTCACCGAGATGGTGCAGGCCACCCTCGGTGTCGCGCCCGAGGTGGTCAGCGGCGACGAGGAGGCCCGGCTGTCGTTCACCGGCGCGGTGCGCGGGCTGCCCACCGACGCGAAGGAGCCGTTCCTGGTCGTCGACATCGGTGGTGGTTCCACCGAGTTCGTGGTCGGTGACCGGGCCGCCGGGGTGCGGTCGGCGATCTCGGTGGACATCGGCTGCGTCCGGATGACCGAGCGGCACCTGCCCGGCGACCCGCCGACGTCCGAGCAGGTCGCGGCGGCGGAGGCCGACATTGCGGCGGTGGTGGACCGGGCGCTCGCCGTGGTGCCCGGTCGCGAGGCGGCCACCCTGGTCGGCCTCGCCGGGTCGGTCACCACAGTGGTCGCGCTCGCCCGGGGCCTGCGGGAGTACGAGCCGGAGCGCATCCACCACGCCCGGGTGTCGTACGAGGAGGTCGCCCGGGTGACAGCGGAGCTGCTGGGTCAGACCCGCGCGCAGCGGTTGGCGAACCCGGTGATGCACCCGGGCCGGGCCGACGTGATCGGCGCGGGTGCGCTGGTGCTTCGCGTGATCATGGAGCGGGCCGGGATGCCGTCGGTGGTCGCGTCGGAGCACGACATCCTCGACGGCATCGCCTGGAGCCTCCAGTCAGCCACCGCGCGCTGA